The Neomonachus schauinslandi chromosome 11, ASM220157v2, whole genome shotgun sequence genomic sequence CTTGGCCGACTCTTCACAACACTGTATGGTTTGCAGAGCCCTTTAAGACCTGTAAGCCTTGTGAAGTGGGGCAAGTGTTATTACCCTCTTTGCAGCtagggaaactgaagcacagagaagggaagtgatATGCCAAAGGCACGGAATGGCAGGGCTGGGCCTGCACCTCAATCACTTGACTCTGCCTCCTCAGCACCCCCATCCCTGCCATTGAGCAGCTACAGGAGACCCTCAGCCCAGTATGAGGCACTAAAGGCAGGAGCGAATCTGGGGAGTGAGGTGCCAAAATCTGGCTACATTTGAGACACTTAAATGAAAGTGAACAGATGAGGGAGGGGCTTCGTGTCAAGGAGCTTAAGACTCAGGGCTTGCAAAGAACTTTCTACTTTGCTCCAAGCCCAGTTGACTGGCAGTCAGGTCCTGGAGAGCCACGTTGAGAAGGAATTGGGCTGCTTCTGCGCCTAGCAGGAAAAGTACGGAGATAAATTAGGAGTACCTACCAGTGGGTGTGTGAAGAAAGAGTGTTGGCCAGAGGGTCCCATTTTTGCTGTCCCTGTTATAATCTAATAGGCACAATAAAACATAATATGgttgcagagaaagagaagggacaggGTCAAAGGGTGGGTGGAGCTGTGGAAGAGCCCAGAAGGTCTTTTGCTGCAGCACgtcaagggggagggagaggcttcGAACACATAGGAGGAAAGGGATTGAGAGTTGATGGGCAGGAGCATCTAAGGTTTGGGCACAGGCTtggaggtgagggtgggagggagcatggcccaTCACCACCTGGCCCCTTTCCCCAGGTCAGAGCTCAGAGGACCCTCTTCCATGCCCTTCCCTTCCACAGGCACTAAACTGGACAGCTCTGGTGTGGCCTTTGCCGTGGTGGGGGCCTGCCAGGCTCTGGGTCTCCGGGATGTCCACCTGGCCCTGTCTGAGGACCATGCCTGGGTAGTGTTTGGGCCCAACGGAGAACAGACAGCTGAGGTCACTTGGCATGGCAAGGGCAACGAAGATCGCAGGGGCCAGACAGTCAACGCGGGTGTGGCTGAGCGGgtatgccccctccccccaccgtgTCCATTTCACACTCTCCTCTCCTAGCCCAAGCCACCTCCCCTCTTCCTGGCACCACCTTCATATGCTTAGAAGGGGGAGTGCCCCTTTTCTGGCTGTCATTCCCTGGAGCAGGCACAGGTGGGGCCATCCTGAGACATCTGGTCTTGTCCTCTCCCAAGAGCTGGCTGTACCTGAAAGGATCATACATGCGCTGTGACCGAAAGATGGAGGTGGCATTTATGGTGTGTGCCATCAACCCTTCCATTGACCTGCACACCGACTCCCTGGAGCTGCTGCAGCTGCAGCAGGTGAGAGGTGCCTGTGGGACCATGGGCGGGGGCACTTTCCCTTCCCGAGCTTCAGCTTCCCCTTTGGTAACAGGGGTTTACTCATTCTTGGCCTGGCCTTTCCCAGGGTTCTTGGGAAAGTAGAATTGAGATGTGAAAGGGCTTTGACTCCTATAAGGGGCTGGTTCCTGAATTTTGGCCCCACCCACCTGGTGGGAGGTCCCTGCTTGTATGCCACTCATATCTGCCTGGTAGACTGAgaccctcctcacctcccctcaGCTCATACCTCTCTCCTTCGGCCCCCCCTAGAAGCTGCTCTGGCTGCTCTACGACCTGGGACATCTGGAAAGGTCAGTAGGGGGAAGTGGCCAGGCTGGGCCTcagggggctgggaggcagcCTGGACTCATGACCCTTTCCCAGGTACCCCATGGCACTGGGGAACCTGGCAGATCTGGAGGAACTGGAGCCCACCCCTGGCCGGCCAGACCCACTCACCCTCTACCACAAGGTGGGGACATCTCAGGAGGGCACAGAAGGGAGGCCCAACAGTGGCTGGGGTCCCCTTCTACCTGGGgactgggagggggcaggtgagGAGAGAGGAACTTTATGTGTATTGGGGGGTATCGCCCTTCCATTTCCCATTTTGTATTTACCATGCGCATATTCAGTGTAGTCAGGGCTGTCTGAGGGATGTTCTGGGTTCCCCagcctgggaggggtggggcctgAATTTGTTCTCTCAGCCCTGCTTTTTTGGCTGCCTCTTATTGTCCTAGAGTATAACAGAGGTCACATGTGGCGGGAGCACTGAGGAGGGGTTGTTAactttgtgggggtgggggggcaggatgGACATTGCGCTGGGCTTAGAAGGCTTTGGTGTTTGTGTAGGAGTGTGTCAGAAAGCCAGGGAAATGGATATGTCCCGAGCTTGGAGgatgggtcctttccctttcctagCCCTTGTTCTCTGGGGGTCCCTGCCCCCTGCAGCATGGCCCAGGCCTCAGCAGGTAGTCCTGCAGACCCTGGGGAGGAGCACCTGGCAGAGAGGATAGAAGGGGGTGGAGGTGAGACTGGAGGCAGGACGCTCTGGGATCTGCCTACTGTGCCTCAAGGGTGTGACCCAATTGGATTTGTGCCATCCAGGGCCACTGGGGCTGCTCCCTGAGGTCCCTCCGCTCTATCCCCAGGGCATTGCCTCAGCCAAGACCTACTACCGGGATGAGCACATCTACCCCTACATGTACCTGGCTGGCTACCACTGTCGCAACCGCAATGTGCGCGAAGCCCTCCAGGCCTGGGCTGACACGGCCACTGTCATCCAGGAGTGAGGATCCCCTGACTAGGGCCTCAGGCCAGCCTTTCTTCCCCTTCTACCTAATTTCCAACCACCCTCATCCAGGCTTGAGGCCTGGGTCCCCAGCCCTATCCCCTTTCCATCCAGTCCCTAGGCAGCCAAGGCCACCATCACGCAGGAGGTTGGGACCCCTTGATGAGGGCCTCACACCTTTCCCTGGCTCCCCTGGCCTCCCAGTTTCCAACCACTGACATCCAGCAGTAGAATCCACATGCNNNNNNNNNNNNNNNNNNNNNNNNNNNNNNNNNNNNNNNNNNNNNNNNNNNNNNNNNNNNNNNNNNNNNNNNNNNNNNNNNNNNNNNNNNNNNNNNNNNNAGGACTGGGGCCTGCTGGGGGAAGGTgataccccccctcccccccccgcccccccccccccccggccccttGCTCAGACCCATCATGTCCAAGTGAAGACCCCAACCGCTCACCAGGTCCCCTGGGGTCCCTGCCACGGCCCAGACCTCACAGTGCCCTACTGCTCTCACAGCTACAACTACTGCCGTGAAGACGAGGAGATCTACAAGGAGTTCTTTGAAGTAGCCAATGATGTCATCCCCAACTTGCTGAAGGAGGCAGCTAGCCTGCTGGAGGCTGGCGAGGAGCGGCCAGGGGAGCAGACCCAGGTGAAGAGCTGGAGCTGCAGCCCGTGTTcaccttccccctctcccccagcaggGCTCCCCATCCCAGGACACAGGGACTGCTGTGTAGGACAGGGGGCTACGGTGTAGGACTGGGGCCTGCTGGGGGAAGGTGGTCCTGTGCGGAGAGCTACATTCTCTGCTGCAGTAGGGGGTCCCCGGCCTGGCTCTGAGGGAGCTGAGGGTATTTTAGGGGTTTCTACCCTGTGCCTTCAGGTAAAGGGGGTGGAAGCCCATCTCTCTCATGGTCTGTACCCCTCATTCAGTTGAGGGTGTGGGGTGTAGGTAAGAGATGGCTTCTGCTTTCCCCCCCAAGTCCTGGCTAAGGActggttttataaaaggaaagaggTTCGAAGTGATCTTTTCCCCTGTGCTCACCTCTTTTGAAGCCAGGGCTCTCTGCCTAGGCGAGGGGCTTGGACTGTGCCCTGTGATAGGGGGTGCCTAAGGCAGGGGTCTAACCTGCGCCCTCATTTCCCCTTGCCCAGGGGACCCAGAGCCAGGGTTCTGCCCTCCAGGACCCAGAGTGCTTCGCCCACCTGCTGCGGTTCTATGACGGCATCTGCAAGTGGGAAGAGGGCAGCCCCACGCCCGTGCTGCACGTGGGCTGGGCCACCTTCCTCGTGCAGTCCCTAGGCCGCTTCGAGGGACAGGTGAGGGGCAGCTGTGCAGGGTGGCTTGGGGGGGCCAGGGGGTGATGGCAGCTGCTGAGGCAGAACCTTTGTGGTTCTGAAGAGGGTTGGTTTGTCCCCTTTGGGTGCAGATAAGACAGGCCCTGGGACGCAGCGGCCGAGGCTGGTCTTGGGGTTCCAGCCGCTGGCCTGCAGCCTCTCCTCCACTTTTCCTCCCTGTCCAGGTGCGGCAGAAGGTGCGCATCGTGAGCCGCGAGGCCGAGGCGGCTGAGGCCGAGGAGCTGTGGGGCGAGGAAGCCCGGGAGGGACGGCGGCGAGGCCCCCGGCGTGAGTCCAAGCCCGAGGAGCCGCCGCCGCCTAAGAAGCCGGCGCTGGACAAGGGCCCGGGCGGAGGCCAGGGGGCGATGTCAGGACCCCCTCGGAAGCCCCCAGGGACAGTCCCCGGCACTGCGCGCGGCCCTGAAGGAGGCAGCACGGCTCCGGCGCCTGCACCCGCAGCGTCGCCGCCACCGGAGGGTCCGGTGCTCACTTTCCAGAGCGAGAAGATGAAGGGCATGAAGGAGCTGCTGGTGGCCACCAAGATCAACTCAAGCGCCATCAAGTTGCAGCTCACGGCGCAGTCTCAAGTgcagatgaagaagcagaaggTGTCCACACCTAGCGACTACACTCTTTCCTTTCTCAAGCGCCAGCGCAAGGGCCTCTGAACGACCTGTCAGCCCTTGCGGTGCGGGGAGGAGGGCGCCACCCCAGTCACCCCCACTCCCCCGCCCGCCCCTTGAGTCTAAGCCCCTCCCCCGGGCCACGGGGGCCTaagcccctcctccaggccccacccccacccggaaTCCGGGCTGCAAGTTGCTGGAGTACGGGCTACTCCAGGGCTCTGCAGATCCCATCCCCCAGAATCCCAGCCGGCCAATGGAAACCTCACTTTGAGCTCCATCATTAATCTTTAAAGGTCCAAGCACTGGAAACAGGGCCCCACCTCAGAACCGAAGCTCTAACCTTGGGCCAGACCAGGGCTGCTCACGGTTGCTCCCGGGCCCCGTGGGGCTGAGGTTTCGCCCTACACCCCAGAAGCACAGGTCCCGTCTTCAACCCGGGAACCTGGGACTCTGCTCAGCCCCTAGGAGTACATTTCCGCACTTCAGAATTCCATCCCTTGGGAATCCAACCCCCCTACCCCAAAGAACTTAAACTTTCAGAGTTTGGAAATCCTAgcttcttcccttctctgtcctgCGAGTCTGGGACACGAAACGCAGTGTCCGGCCTGTGAATCCTGAGCCCCGCCCCCTTCCTGACCAAACTGGCCCCAGATCAGAGCAGACCTCTTTCCGACCCTCTGGGAACCTCCCCGAGGTCCTGCCCGTCTCAGGGGACTCCGGAGGAAATCTGCAGGGGTTTGCGAGTGGGTGAGGGGAGCCTGATCTCTTCCTGTTTTGtacatagatttatttttcagttccaaggaagataaatacattttgtaaaaaaaaaaaacaaaaacaacccgtCCGTGTTTCATCGAGGAAATTGCGGGAGGGGCGGGCGGGACGAGGGAGAGGGCCTTCTGGCCTTCGGGCTCCCCACCTTAGGGCGTAGGCAACGGGTGGCTGGCCGAAGGGCCTCTGCCGGTCGGCTCCGCCCGGCCTCGGGGCTTCCCCTCCCCGCCGAGGGCCTGTCCCGCGGGCGCCTCCTCCCGGCCGGGCGGCAGGGCATCCCCCTCCTGNNNNNNNNNNNNNNNNNNNNNNNNNNNNNNNNNNNNNNNNNNNNNNNNNNNNNNNNNNNNNNNNNNNNNNNNNNNNNNNNNNNNNNNNNNNNNNNNNNNNNNNNNNNNNNNNNNNNNNNNNNNNNNNNNNNNNNNNNNNNNNNNNNNNNNNNNNNNNNNNNNNNNNNNNNNNNNNNNNNNNNNNNNNNNNNNNNNNNNNNNNNNNNNNNNNNNNNNNNNNNNNNNNNNNNNNNNNNNNNNNNNNNNNNNNNNNNNNNNNNNNNNNNNNNNNNNNNNNNNNNNNNNNNNNNNNNNNNNNNNNNNNNNNNNNNNNNNNNNNNNNNNNNNNNNNNNNNNNNNNNNNNNNNNNNNNNNNNNNNNNNNNNNNNNNNNNNNNNNNNNNNNNNNNNNNNNNNNNNNNCCCGCGCCGCCCCGCGCCGGCTCCGCGGCTCCGCAGCTCACGACCGCCCGCCCGCCGGCCCGCCCGGCGCCGGGCAATGGCGCTGCTGCGGGACGTGTCGCTGCAGGATCCGCGCGACCGCTTCGAGCTGCTGCAGCGTGTGGGGGCCGGGACCTATGGCGACGTCTACAAGGTGCGCCAGGCGGCCGGACGCGCGGGAGAGCGGCGGGGAGGGTGCCGGCTCTGCGCCCTACCGCGcatccagcccccagccccgccccctcctcaTTCCGCTTCACCTCCTCCGCCCCTGCAGGCCCGCGACACGGTCACGTCCGAACTGGCCGCGGTCAAGATAGTCAAGCTAGACCCAGGTGAGGGCCCGGGGCCAGGGCCTCtgcgagggagggagggcagagcgCCGGGCGGGCGCTGAGAGTTGGCCCCCTGAGAGGCAGGCCCCAGGGTACTGTCACTTGGGATCTTTCTGGCCTGGAtgtgcccattttgcagatgggggcACTGAGTTAGAGCGATCCGTATGCGCCCCCCCCATGATTTCCTGTGCTTCCCAGGGGACGACACCAGCTCCCTCCAGCAGGAAATCACCATCCTGCGTGAGTGCCGTCACCCCAATGTGGTGGCCTACATTGGCAGCTACCTCAGGTGAGGCTGCTTCATCCCCTTGCCTATCCCCAGGCAGCCCCCATGTGGCCCTGCCATGTGCCCACCCCAgttctgtgccccccccccaccaggaaTGACCGATTGTGGATCTGCATGGAGTTCTGCGGAGGGGGGTCCCTGCAGGAGATTTACCACGGTGAGGGCCAGGACTCCAGGCCCCAGAGGGCCACAGCCTTTTCCCAACCCACCTTTCCCCAGCatggggcaggagaggagagctgaGGTCCTGGGCTTGGGCCCTTCTCCActcctcactggctgtgtgaccttgagacaTTGGTGTCCTTCTCTGGGCTCTGTATCCCAGGCTGTGCAGGGAGGGGATGTGGCCAACACCTCTTTCACCTAGCAgtgcctgctgcttccccccaCACAGGGTGGCCTGGGAAGGTCAGCATATCCTCCCGACCTCCATGCCAGTCTTCACCCCTTCCATTTCAGCCACCGGGCCCCTGGAGGAACGGCAGATTGCCTATGTCTGCCGAGAGGCACTGAAGGTAGCGGGGCCCTTACGGCTGTTCACACCCCCAGTCCCCAGGAGCTGTGGTCAGGGAGCCCAGCTGGCCTGGCCAGTgcgtgcctctgtgtgtgtgtgtgtgtgtgtgtgtgtgttgggggggtggagTGCCTCAGGCAGAGCTGGCCTGAGGGGCTGTGGGTCCTGGGGGGGAAGGGGCCCCAGCCCTGTTGCCGGAAGCAGCACATTTCCCTCTTGGCTCAGTCACTTCCtgtttggggagaggggaggaggaagctgCTTGGGTGGGGGGCCCCAGTTGCGAGAGGGGGCTCAGGAAAGGGGAGATAGTCCTGGGTGGCTGTTCTCAGGAGCTCTTCTTTGTCCCCAGGGGCTGCACCACTTACATTCTCAGGGGAAGATCCACAGAGACATCAAGGTAGGGGTCTGGCCAAGGACatcctgggagggaggaggaggctctTGGGGGCACCAgatgggattctctctcctccattcCCACAGGGAGCCAATCTTCTCCTCACCCTCCAGGGAGATGTCAAGCTGGGTCAGTACCCCGGGGACACAATCAGGGTGAGGGTTCTGTGGGAGCTTATGGAGTCTTAGGGTCTGCATTTAAGTGCTGGGtgtccttgagcaagtcactttaccACTtaaccctcagtttccccattgagaaagtGTTACCGTCCTCCTTCCCTGCTAGAAGTTGGGTGTGGTTGGGTCTGTATGGAGTCTAACCTGGGACTACGCACTTGGTGAGGGAGAGAAGGTAGTTGACCCCTCCCGGAGGGGGCCCTGGCCTTGCCTTCAACGTGTGGCAGTTGTGGCTGAACCTGGGCCGCCTGCTCTCTGAACCCTTCAGGTGCATTCCGAGCCTCAGccctggaggtgggtggggagtggtAGCCAGAGGGCGGGTGGGAGCAGCTCTTTCTCCCTGCAGCTGACTTTGGGGTGTCAGGTGAGCTGACGGCATCTGTGGCTAAGAGGAGGTCTTTCATTGGGACTCCATACTGGTGAGGCTGTGCCTtgggctgagggggtggggggggcacaggTCGGGCACCTGGCCATCCCACCTGTGACCCCCTCTCTAGGATGGCCCCAGAGGTGGCCGCTGTGGAACGCAAAGGAGGCTACAACGAGCTCTGTGACGTCTGGGCCCTGGGCATCACCGCCATCGAGCTGGGCGAGCTGCAGCCCCCTCTATTCCACCTGCACCCCATGAGGTCCGCTGAACACTTACTTGCCCCTTGCCTGACCTCCAGGGCACTGCTGACCTTGTCCCCTGACCTCGTGCTCTGTTCCACAGGGCCTTGATGCTCATGTCGAAGAGTAGCTTCCAGCCGCCCAGGCTGAGAGATAAGACTCGCTGGTGAGGGCCTACATCCCCCACTGGGGCCTCCTTTCCAGCAGTCTCCACGGGGGCAGAGAACCTGCCAACTCCCAGGGTGCAACCTGAGGAGCCCCACACTCTCAGCCTTTGTGGACCGTCTATGGGAGGGGCCTGAGCCCTGCCCCTGGGCCGGGGAACTGGtgtgggcagggaggaaggacagaTGGTTATGATAGAGGAGCTGCTGTGCCCCAACTGCAGGATTGCTTAGGCCAGCTGCCCTTGGCTTCGGTCTGGCTCcttcctgaagcagactccctcctctGGAGCTCGCAGGATGCCCCACATGAGGGCTAACCTGGGTCTGGGGGCGGGGGCTCTTGTGCCCACTAGGACCCAGCATTTCCACCACTTCCTCAAGCTGGCCTTGACCAAGAATCCCAAGAAGAGGCCGACAGCAGAGAAGCTTCTGCAGGtgggagatgggggcagggcaggagcctAGGTGTTTGCAAGCAGGGGCCTGGAGGCCAGGAACCAACCTGTGCTCCTCCCCCCCNNNNNNNNNNGGGGGGGGAGGCCAAGCTGAACAAAGGGACTCTCATCCAGGGCACCCCTGCCCCGTTCAGGGTCTCACCAGGCAGCCAGGGCCCAGGAAGGGCCAGCCACTGGCTGCGCCACCCAGTGCCAGCGAGGCTTTGGTCTGTGGACAAGCCTGCTATGACCTGTGTCCCCTGCCCAAGCCTGGGGCTGCATCCCTGCCTCCCAGCTGCTGCCTAGGTATCAGCGTGCTCCATCAGGCCAAGACTGCAGAGTATGGGCTCCGTCATCAGGCTAGACTCTGGGAAGATTAGCCTGTGTCCATTTAACAAGTATTCCCAGACAGCCTCCTCAGTGCCAGACCCTGGGCTCACAGAGAGGTCAGTACCAAGATGTGGACCAGCCCCCAGTGAAGGCAGCGATCCTTGCTGGAGCCTGCATCTCGAGGGTACGTCTGTCTGCCCGCCCGTGGCTGACCTTTTGCTTTGCACTGTCATTCTTGCGCTTTTCCCTCTTAGAGGGCTCCATATCCTCAGGCCAGGAAGCCCCCCCCTCCATTGCCCCAGGCACTGACCAGGCTGCTCTGGACCGGAGCCTTTGGGCAGGTGAGGCCAAAGAGGTAGGA encodes the following:
- the MAP4K2 gene encoding mitogen-activated protein kinase kinase kinase kinase 2, with amino-acid sequence MALLRDVSLQDPRDRFELLQRVGAGTYGDVYKARDTVTSELAAVKIVKLDPGDDTSSLQQEITILRECRHPNVVAYIGSYLRNDRLWICMEFCGGGSLQEIYHATGPLEERQIAYVCREALKGLHHLHSQGKIHRDIKGANLLLTLQGDVKLADFGVSGELTASVAKRRSFIGTPYWMAPEVAAVERKGGYNELCDVWALGITAIELGELQPPLFHLHPMRALMLMSKSSFQPPRLRDKTRWTQHFHHFLKLALTKNPKKRPTAEKLLQRGQYQDVDQPPVKAAILAGACISREAPPSIAPGTDQAALDRSLWADFLVEV
- the MEN1 gene encoding menin isoform X2, with the protein product MPRPAAMGLKAAQKTLFPLRSIDDVVRLFAAELGREEPDLVLLSLVLGFVEHFLAVNRVIPTNVPELTFQPSPAPDPPGGLTYFPVADLSIIAALYARFTAQIRGAVDLSLYPREGGVSSRELVKKVSDVIWNSLSRSYFKDRAHIQSLFSFITGTKLDSSGVAFAVVGACQALGLRDVHLALSEDHAWVVFGPNGEQTAEVTWHGKGNEDRRGQTVNAGVAERSWLYLKGSYMRCDRKMEVAFMVCAINPSIDLHTDSLELLQLQQKLLWLLYDLGHLERYPMALGNLADLEELEPTPGRPDPLTLYHKGIASAKTYYRDEHIYPYMYLAGYHCRNRNVREALQAWADTATVIQDYNYCREDEEIYKEFFEVANDVIPNLLKEAASLLEAGEERPGEQTQVRQKVRIVSREAEAAEAEELWGEEAREGRRRGPRRESKPEEPPPPKKPALDKGPGGGQGAMSGPPRKPPGTVPGTARGPEGGSTAPAPAPAASPPPEGPVLTFQSEKMKGMKELLVATKINSSAIKLQLTAQSQVQMKKQKVSTPSDYTLSFLKRQRKGL
- the MEN1 gene encoding menin isoform X1; protein product: MPRPAAMGLKAAQKTLFPLRSIDDVVRLFAAELGREEPDLVLLSLVLGFVEHFLAVNRVIPTNVPELTFQPSPAPDPPGGLTYFPVADLSIIAALYARFTAQIRGAVDLSLYPREGGVSSRELVKKVSDVIWNSLSRSYFKDRAHIQSLFSFITGTKLDSSGVAFAVVGACQALGLRDVHLALSEDHAWVVFGPNGEQTAEVTWHGKGNEDRRGQTVNAGVAERSWLYLKGSYMRCDRKMEVAFMVCAINPSIDLHTDSLELLQLQQKLLWLLYDLGHLERYPMALGNLADLEELEPTPGRPDPLTLYHKGIASAKTYYRDEHIYPYMYLAGYHCRNRNVREALQAWADTATVIQDYNYCREDEEIYKEFFEVANDVIPNLLKEAASLLEAGEERPGEQTQGTQSQGSALQDPECFAHLLRFYDGICKWEEGSPTPVLHVGWATFLVQSLGRFEGQVRQKVRIVSREAEAAEAEELWGEEAREGRRRGPRRESKPEEPPPPKKPALDKGPGGGQGAMSGPPRKPPGTVPGTARGPEGGSTAPAPAPAASPPPEGPVLTFQSEKMKGMKELLVATKINSSAIKLQLTAQSQVQMKKQKVSTPSDYTLSFLKRQRKGL